DNA from Calypte anna isolate BGI_N300 chromosome 6, bCalAnn1_v1.p, whole genome shotgun sequence:
AGGATGGTGTTTGCTTTACAGTGAATATACCCAATTTTTTATAACAGCTGTGCTTTTTTACTCCAGGCATTGTTGCTCTCTGGTCTCTCGCTCTGCTGGCTTTTGAGCGGTACATTGTCATCTGCCGCCCATTGGGAAATATGCACTTGAGGGGGCAGCATGCAGCCCTAGGTATTGCCTTTGTGTGGaccttttccttcatttggACCATTCCACCAGTGATGGGTTGGAGCAGTTACACCACCAGTAAGATTGGAACTACTTGTGAGCCTAACTGGTAAGGCCACTCTTGCAGAGTATGGTAAAGAAATGGAACTTGTAGCTCAGGATGTCTCAGGGGCAGGaatttcaaagaaatgtttaaagaTGTACATCTCTGCAAAAATGGATTTAAAGAAAGTTGTAACAAAATTAGCCTAGACCTCTCTAAAAAGGGAAGCTTCTATCTCTAATGAAAAGAACTGTCCTATACCTTGTGCTTTTTGTCAGGATTCAAAGACAATGAGATTTCTCAGGAGACTGGacaaagctctgagcaacctgttctgaCCCCATAGCTGACTCCACTGTGAGCAGAAGGTGGGGCTGTatgtcccttcccacctgaaTAGTTTGAGTTTGTGCCGCTGGTCATAGGATCCTTTCCTAGCCCACAGCCAGGGAGATAGCCCAGAGCTCCATCTGTGGATGTGACTAGAATTGGAAAGTGGtagtttaaataaaatcaggTGACAAGAATACTAGTGACAGCTTTGAAGTGCAAAATCGGTACTTCAAGAAAATAACAACACATATTAGTAGTAcatacaaaatgtattttctggttTATACAGGTACTCAGGAGCTTATGCTGACCATACATACATCATTGCATTCTTCATCACCTGTTTTATAGTGCCTTTATTGGTAATTATGGTATCCTATGGGAAACTGATGCAGAAGCTAAGAAAGGTAAGAACAAGGATCTTGATGTTCCCAACCAACCCTCTTCCTGCAGCCAATGTGGAGTTGGTCCTGAGGGTCACTGTTTTAATTTGGCAAAGTCTGCTAACCCCTCAGTCCCTGTGGCCACAACTGTACAATGCAAAAGGTAGCTTTCACTACATATGCAAAactaacaaaataatttcttgtggAAAACTAAAAGGCCACACTACACCAAAAATTCCTTATTAGCATGTATTATTGCAAGCCCTAGCAACAGCTTTTTCTATAGTCATACacaattacagaatcatagaataattacagttggaaaagacctctaagatcatcaggtccagcTGTCAAGCCAATACCACCATGcctgctaaaccatgtccccacatttttttaacacctccagggctggtgactccaccacttccctgggcagtctgtgccAGGCCCTGAGCACTCTTTTAGTGGTCAGAGATTGCCCtaataattgctttttgttctcactttgacaataaaaaaatatgaagatacTTACACACAGGAAAGTTTAATAATGACAGTATACAAAAATTCATGTCCTTCAGCAATAGTGTTGGCACCCTGTGTTCCAGTAACAGCATCCTTGTGTACTGTCACACAAGAATTGTTGTCCCTTCCTTCTAGCATGACAGATCACTAGCCTGCTCACTTAATTCACTGGTTGGAGGCCTTGTGGTTTGCTTTCTTGaatcttctatttttttctttaaaggtgTCAGATACGCAAGGCAGACTGATAACTACCAGGAAACCTGAAAGACAAGTGACTAGAATGGTTGTTGTTATGATCATTGCCTTTCTAATCTGCTGGACACCATATGCTGCCTTTTCTATCCTTGTCACCGCGCACCCTTCCATCAAGCTGGATCCTCGTCTGGCAGCAATTCcagctttcttttccaaaacagCTACTGTTTATAATCCAATTATTTATGTCTTTATGAACAGACAGGTACTGTATGCTCTCAAAGTGTCTTTAACActcatattttattattttgaattgtttataattaattatttttacctACATGTTAGTTAACTAGCATTACACTACCCAGTACTAGCAtttagaactaaaaaaaaacaacaggtaaATATACCTACTGGAAGGTAGAATAAGCCTCTCTGCAGTATTAAAATATTAGCATGAATAATTATCTGTTTAGATATTATAAATTCAAAACAGTCCTTAGTGAACATCAGTTTTCTGCATGAAAATTCTACTTTCAAGACTTTACCAGTACATTGTAATTCTTCAGGGATGCAGCATCACTGAGTTGATTTTCAGGTGGAAGTTTTCAATAGGCTGAATTTGTATCAGGGGAAATGCTGCATTTGTGGTCATGTGTACAGGGAAGGCAGAAGCATTTCATGTGCCTACAGGACAGGGAGCTGTCTTCTCTGGAATGTGGGCAGAGATTTGGGTGCAGAGGAGAATTGACAAGGGGATGAGCCAGAGATATATTTTCAGTGTGGAAACAGGCATAATACTAAACTTCAATAATTTATGCAATTAATATAGGTACAAAGAGTGGTGATGTCATGCAGTgtaagtgtcctggtttgggcctAGTTTATCATGTAAgtgacaagaagaaaaacagtaagGTGACTGTTGAATAAGAAGTGATGAATCTATCTATTTCTTTAGTCCTGCAGAGAGAGGTATTGCTTGTCTTGCATCCTTTGGACAGTACCCTGAGCTCCCAATACATGGCAGTTGTATGCTGGTCCTACTCCACTTATGGATATGAACAACATGGAAACAAACCATCTTTGAATACCTGAGTATTAGCATATGGAAGCAACTCAGAAGCCTGGAGAAATTATAAATTCTGTCCATTAGATGTGGTTAGtaacaagaagaaaaggaaaatattttttagaataAGATTTTCCAGTAGTCTGGATCTTTAAAGAATACCATTGTTTCTCAGTTTCAGAGTTCTTCATAGTGGCACAGGCACACATTTTATGGGGCTATTTCTTGATATTCCTAGCTGATTCGTGAGAGAATTTACAGGAGTTGTAGCTATAACAACACAGACAGCTTTATAGAAAATTCCATAGGTGTTTTGTCTGATCTCCCTTTTTTCAACTTTCTAGTTCAGGAGGTGTCTGATTCAGATGTTCAGCTGCAGTGCCGTAGAAACTGCAGAGTCCGATGTCAACCCAGCTTCAGAGAGAGCAATGCTAACCCAGGACAAAAGAGGCACTGAGATGTCCACCATGGCAGTACATAGCACCATTTCTAAGAGGAAAACTggagatgaaaacagaaattgtgGATCCTTTGCTCACTTGACAGGTTCAGAAAAAATCCATCCCATGTAGGGTGGGAGTTGTGTTGTTAATGGGATGCTACAGCATATTTCTTCCTAACTATCagttaatacagaaaaatgttgtCAGTGGGGACGTGATGCACCTGTGTACCCTGCCTTTTGAGATTCCAGGCTCTTAAGTGCGTGTCTTGGCTCTGCAGGTTCAGTCAAACACCCAGCCATAAGGGGAGTCTCTTACCTCACTGCATTCCTCTTCCCAATCCATAGActgtttgcttctgaaaataacATCAAGGTAGACCACTATTTCTATGCTGACATGTAACTCAGTAGGGACAGGAGAGTTGTACACTGATGACAGACAGCTGCTTGGTCAGCTGGACAAAAACATGAAGTGGCATATGGCTTCAGTATGCTAATGGACAAGTAGATAGCACAGAACTGACTCAATTTCAACCAGGAGAGTTTCAGGGAGGAAGAGGTCTgagggattttgtttgtttgtttgggcttgtttctagaaaagcagagaaagtcAGAGGCTTTTACAATTAGATCTGTCCTTGATGAGAACCTTCACCTGGGCCACTAAAATATCCAGCAGCTTAGACAAGCCATCCAGAGTCCCCAGCACTATTTTACCAAAACAAGCCCTGTCAAGAGCTGTTCACatcttctctctgccttccctcttTGTCAAGAAAATCTTCTGTGCTTGTGGcaacttctgaaataaattaactgCCACTGAATTATTGTTGTTAGTCCTTTCCAACTGAACTATTCTAATAAACTCAACTTTAGAAGCTGAGTTGGTAGGATATAggatagtgaaaaaaaaatccacaaaaagaGCCAGTAGGACAGACTAGTGTTGTGAAGCTGAGCTTTGTGGGACAGTTGTTTTCCTCCATATGTGCCTGTACTGTGCAGAGCTAGTATCTGTCATATTCTTGAGACCATCTAGTTTCAAGTGCTAactattatttctgtttctttacaaCAATAATTTTCAGAATTCAGTGGTTAGAGAATACAAGTATTATGCACGTGCGGAGCTGCATAATATTGGAGCATATTGGATGTTATTTCCACCTGCAcgattttgtttttctcacttCTCAGCTAGGGTGTGCCTCTCCAGAAAGCGTAAATCACATCCCAGCCCAACATGCAACTTGGGGCAGCCCATGGCACTCTACTGCAGTTCTCCTTTTTGAACCAGTTGTGTCTCTGTCCCTTCAGTGCTTAAATTCCTGTTTCTGACCAGGTCACATCCTCACTGCTTGTAATTCAGCTACTGATCCTGGCATATATTTTTAACTTACTACACCTTTGATATCAGAATCAAGGAATGCAATATTAATACACTTTCTGTATACagtgaaaaagaacagaaattccCATGTTTCTATGGTTGCATTCCTTCTCATATATTTAATTAACACAATGATGTGCAGCAGTATACTTAGGTTTAGTGGTGTGTCACTTAAGGacatgcaaaaccaaacaaggcTACGAGTGTAATAAAGATAGACTTGTTTTAAAGAGCCTTTGGTGAATAGCATATGAAatgtattaatgtattttagaagaaaatgcaaTGACTGACTATATTTAAATGCCATTATTTCTAGATATCAATACAGTGCCAGTCAAAAGAAGTTTTGCTCCATAGTGGTATAGAGAAGCTATGCTAGCTACATACTGTACAGGCCTTAGCAAAATAAATGTGGTGATATGGAATGAATCATCCAGTGTTCAGGTTTACTTCAGGAAATTATGATATCTTTACATAgaataaagacttttttttctgccagatctgttttctctttttattttggtaagTTACAGATTGAAAAACCATAATGCCCTGAAAAGTAATGACAGATTACCCGAGATATCTGTGGTCAGACCTAGTACCAGAGCAGTGCCTTGTTGAGCTGGAAATCAAGAACCATTCCTACAGCAGATGGCAATATTGGTGGATCACAGAAAGGTAACACACACTGTTCCAAGACATGTCCTGAAACCCTGGTGTCTTGCTAAGGCAACTTTTTTTACAATCTCTTTTACAATCCCACCAGGCATGGCAGGATAGGTGCGGGCAGCATGGCCCTGCAGCCACTCTGGCCTTGGCAGACTCACAGGGACCACTTGGCCACCCAATCCTGCTTGTGGTCCCTCACAGCATTCAGACTGATGGACTTACACAATAGCCCCGTATTTCTGCAGAGCACTAGCTTTCTGATTCATTTTGCTGTAGCTCTGTGAAGCCCATCTAAACACTGAAGCAGCAGTGACAGTATCATGGGAGAAAGCATGaactcatcttcctcctccttgtcACCAGCTTTGTCTCAGGGATGTGTTTGGGATGTTCCCACTGTCTGCAACCCTCACTTCTGAAAGCAAAGTGGAGCTTGGTGGGTGGAGGAAGGGTA
Protein-coding regions in this window:
- the LOC103531796 gene encoding opsin-VA, translating into MDGFRAPRNESLLSSSSGPTRWDPFRRPLDSIQPWHFRLLAAVMLVVTSLSLAENLAVILVTCIVALWSLALLAFERYIVICRPLGNMHLRGQHAALGIAFVWTFSFIWTIPPVMGWSSYTTSKIGTTCEPNWYSGAYADHTYIIAFFITCFIVPLLVIMVSYGKLMQKLRKVSDTQGRLITTRKPERQVTRMVVVMIIAFLICWTPYAAFSILVTAHPSIKLDPRLAAIPAFFSKTATVYNPIIYVFMNRQFRRCLIQMFSCSAVETAESDVNPASERAMLTQDKRGTEMSTMAVHSTISKRKTGDENRNCGSFAHLTGSEKIHPM